AAACAATCACAGTCAGTATCTGGAAAAACAAGGCATCAACGAGTAAACGATTTAAACCTGTTGATACAGGACAACACGCAGACAGCTTGCTTCCTAATCAGGTTATATTGGTGTCGGTACGGATTAATCAAAGTCCGATATGACGCACCTTGTGATTTGAAAGTACCCGAAGTGCAATGCATCAACATGGCTTGAGCGAGGACATTTTTTCCTTCTGAGAATATCGTTTCGAAGTAACATTGAACATTTTACATTTTGTATTCCTTGATGTTTTGTCTCATTGCAGGGCGGGGTACTGAACGCCACTTTGAGTGCTGACGCGCGACGCGTTGAACATCATCGGACCAAAAACCTGGAAATTTGCTACATGACTCTACATTTCAAACCATTGGTTTTAAATGGTGCGACAAACACCACCTCACTCCGCAAGGAGCCGGGCGACGCCCTCCCGTCAACCTAAACGCCAGAGACAGACAGATGACCATACTCCAGATGTCTATCAAGAACTGTTGGAGGAGGCTGAAGCTAAAGATCCCGAGCAATTTGCTTTGAACAGACCAATTAAGAGACGCAAGGCCGGAGATATGAAAGCTATCCCCGTGGGGCTAGGGGCCTCGGAACAAACAGATCAGGACACAGAAGCAAACAAACATAGCACCCAATCAGTGCAAACTGTTTATGATTCATCGACATCGGAAGAATCAGATGTTGACTGGGAAGATGTTGAATTGCAGCAACCGCCCCTGTCCCTGTTGAATAGACGCTTGGCGTCTGAAGGCGACAATGAGATGCTCCAGATCACACTAGAGCAAGAACCCGAGAAGCACAAAAGAGCAGGCCAAAGAAGGAAGCCCTTAAATGGAGCTGAGAGAAAAGCTAGACTTGATGTGCATAAATGTCATCTTCTTTGCCTCCTTGGCCACGTTCAGTTACGCAACATGTGGTGCAATGACGAGGGTTTACAGGTGAGAATTGGCCTGCTTGGGTACATCGATTGGGGGTTTAACAATATCATAGGAATTCCTGAAGAAGACACTCTCTAGGAAAGTAATCGCTCTTCTGCATCCAGATGAGGATAAACCGCATTATAGCAGATCCACCACGTTTATGGATGGTCTCAACCAGGCTGCAGATACTTTCACACGCAGATTTCAGGTCACCAAACCAGGAATGAAACGGGCTCATTGGGCGGAAGATGAATCGCAATTAAAGCAGAAATTGGTATTATTCGCTGTTTTTTCTATCGATAATTATTCGCTGACACGGGTGTGTAGGAGTCAATCATGCCAAATGCCGAAGTCTTTTTGTCCAAAGGGGATTTCCGTACCCAAGCTAAGACAATGCAAGGTTCCCGGGACTTCGGGGCTCAGCTATTCTGTGCCCTTTTACGGTCTGTAGCCGTAGAGGCGAGACTTGTTTGCTCATTACAACCGCTGCCATTGTCTGGCACTGTGAAAGACATAACGCCGTCTAAACCAAAGCATCAACATATTGTGATATCCTCAGACGATCCTGGATCCTCAACAGATGAACGCAGCAAGAGCGAAAAATCACCTGCAGCTCCAAGGCCTCGACGGATTGGACAGCCTAAATTCGCCCCCTCTCGCCCCCCTCAACCAAAATTCCACTCGGGTATGTGACATTTAGTGATTGTTAGTGTACGCTTAACTAACATCCATAGGCCCGGTTCCGATATTGCGAGACTCATCATTTCCAGTGTTTTGGGTGGAAGCGTTCAACGAAGCTGCACATAAATGGGTTTCAATTGACCCTATCGTAACAAAATCCCTTGCAAAACCTTCGAAATTTGAACCGCCTGCGAGTGACTCTTTAAATGTGATGAACTATGTGGTTGGATTCGAGGATGACGCATCCGCGAGAGACCTCACTCGTCGCTATGTTAAAGCCTTTAATGCAAAGACGCGGAAACTGCGCGTGGAGTCCACACGGAATGGCGAGGAATGGTGGGATAGGGCTCTAAAGGCCTATGAAAAACCCTTCTTCGAGGATCGTGATGAGGCAGAAATTAGTGAATTAACATCCAAATCAGCAGCTGAGCCCATGCCACGCAATATCCAGGACTTTAAGGACCATCCTGTCTATGCGCTTGAGCGTCATGTCCGTCGCAATGAAGTGATTTACCCCAAGCGAATCATTGGACACGTGGGGTTGGGGAAA
Above is a window of Penicillium digitatum chromosome 2, complete sequence DNA encoding:
- a CDS encoding DNA repair protein Rad4, which gives rise to MTLHFKPLVLNDVYQELLEEAEAKDPEQFALNRPIKRRKAGDMKAIPVGLGASEQTDQDTEANKHSTQSVQTVYDSSTSEESDVDWEDVELQQPPLSLLNRRLASEGDNEMLQITLEQEPEKHKRAGQRRKPLNGAERKARLDVHKCHLLCLLGHVQLRNMWCNDEGLQEFLKKTLSRKVIALLHPDEDKPHYSRSTTFMDGLNQAADTFTRRFQVTKPGMKRAHWAEDESQLKQKLESIMPNAEVFLSKGDFRTQAKTMQGSRDFGAQLFCALLRSVAVEARLVCSLQPLPLSGTVKDITPSKPKHQHIVISSDDPGSSTDERSKSEKSPAAPRPRRIGQPKFAPSRPPQPKFHSGPVPILRDSSFPVFWVEAFNEAAHKWVSIDPIVTKSLAKPSKFEPPASDSLNVMNYVVGFEDDASARDLTRRYVKAFNAKTRKLRVESTRNGEEWWDRALKAYEKPFFEDRDEAEISELTSKSAAEPMPRNIQDFKDHPVYALERHVRRNEVIYPKRIIGHVGLGKSTARSETSEPVYRRSDLHIVRSSDKWYRLGRDVRVGEQPLKRVSASRNKGGGLSDDEDENEPQETTLYAEFQTEIYVPPPVVQGRIPKNTYGNLDVYVPSMVPPGGVHIKRPEAVRAARILGIDYADAVTGFEFRGRRGTAILGGVVIAIEYQEALEEVMRGLEDERRHAALEARAAEALRFWRLFLIKLRIAERVKEYAGDDEEQVEDIEDEMDVEDAGGGFFPEPDQPAVGPFLEALGKGRVVHDQHFPDEYVENEIEPPFQEVHTLGGGFLPDNPLAPDPVEPQRPAPLTITRASIPKSIARNKASKTPRYSLVVVPNHSSNSISVPQVLAGSSDKAPTAIDLSTYGGSKSASVVNVSRPPSPVPSSNSDSEIEKGSLLSEDPEDEDAIPEWLMSDED